A genomic region of Paralichthys olivaceus isolate ysfri-2021 chromosome 18, ASM2471397v2, whole genome shotgun sequence contains the following coding sequences:
- the LOC138405458 gene encoding uncharacterized protein isoform X1, with amino-acid sequence MMSSSSEFSAASADEVQVGDMLHSSSTSYMVLDFKGEGCFGKIVDSLNLRTEKKMAVKILKDTEFDEDIQQEVFILKVIGELDSGRNNIIKFYEQFQHMEKTCLVFERLDMDLYDMVMKRRCKHLALHEIRPVAKQLFVALDFLKDHGVLHTDIKPDNVMLVNMQDQPLKVKLIDFGCAMIVPQIELGMEIQPYGYRAPEISLGLPFSEAIDVWGVGCTLAFLYLGRNPFPVYCKYQMMKSMVAVLGQPKDHLLRAGKYSQLFFIEEEAEDASSWRLMTAEEFTVVNDMRPVETNNQQSPSSLNSLIHIRAKLEAAEMEDHMAFVSILEELLHLDGDERISPRQALQQPFISMSHLRKVVDSGDYLTTSETAMRVCHTEDRVHYPASDSSDSDTKLSGSRYDVSWLSVGVDDSSYEIYWNPDEALASTEATRLSVGVDDSSDDIYWNPDEALASTDASRLSVGVDDRSDEVSWYSDEAPASAGATRLPVGVNDSSDEASWYSDEAPASASATRLSVGVDESSDEVSWYSDEAPASASATRLSVGVDESTDEVSWYSDEAPASAGATRLSVGVEDSSDEVSWYSDEAPASADATRLSVGVEDSNDEVSWYSDEAPASAGATRLSVGVDGSMDEVSWYSDEAPASAGATRLSVGVDDSMDEVSWYSDEAPASAGATRLSVGVDDSSDEVSWYSDEAPASAGATRLSVGVEDSNDEVSWYSDEAPASAGATRLSVGVDDSSDEVSCYSAEAVDVAVPAKASSGRKRKLLRRIKKFFSSLKRRFFSKVNFD; translated from the exons ATGATGTCAAGTTCAAGTGAgttctctgctgcctcag cagatgAAGTTCAGGTGGGTGATATGCTTCACAGCAGCTCTACTTCCTATATGGTCCTGGACTTTAAAGGGGAAGGCTGCTTCGGCAAAATCGTTGACTCCTTGAACCTTAGGACTGAAAAGAAGATGGCTGTGAAAATCTTGAAGGACACAGAGTTTGACGAGGACATTCAGCAAGAG gtaTTCATATTGAAAGTCATCGGTGAGTTGGACTCAGGTCGCAACAACATTATCAAGTTCTATGAACAATTCCAACACATGGAAAAGACCTGTTTGGTGTTTGAGAGGCTGGACATGGATCTCTATGACATGGTAATGAAGCGAAGGTGTAAACACCTTGCTCTTCATGAGATCCGCCCAGTGGCCAAGCAG ctctttgtggCCTTGGATTTCCTGAAGGATCATGGTGTCCTGCATACGGACATCAAACCTGACAACGTCATGCTTGTTAACATGCAGGACCAGCCGCTCAAGGTGAAGCTAATTGACTTTGGCTGCGCTATGATAGTGCCCCAAATTGAGCTAGGAATGGAGATCCAGCCATATGGGTATAG GGCTCCAGAAATCTCACTTGGCCTCCCATTCAGTGAGGCCATCGATGTGTGGGGGGTCGGGTGCACACTGGCATTCCTATACCTGGGTCGAAACCCATTCCCTGTGTACTGCAAATATCAGATG ATGAAGAGCATGGTTGCAGTGCTGGGCCAGCCGAAGGACCACCTGCTGCGTGCTGGCAAGTATAGCCAGCTGTTCTTCATtgaagaggaggctgaagaTGCTTCATCATGGAGACTGATG ACAGCAGAAGAATTTACTGTCGTAAATGACATGAGACCAGTGGAAACCAACAACCAACAGTCGCCAAGCTCCCTGAACAGCCTGATCCAT ATCCGTGCAAAATTGGAGGCAGCTGAAATGGAAGATCACATGGCCTTTGTGTCTATCTTAGAAGAGTTGCTGCATCTTGACGGGGATGAGAGGATCTCTCCTCGTCAAGCTCTGCAGCAGCCCTTCATTTCCATGAGCCACCTGAGAAAGGTTGTAGACAGCGGCGACTA TCTGACCACCTCCGAAACTGCAATGAGGGTCTGCCATACTGAGGATAGGGTGCACTATCCAGCCTCAGACAGCAGCGACTCTGACACCAAACTCTCTGGCTCCAGGTACGACGTCTCTTGGTTATCAGTTGGAGTCGACGACAGCAGTTATGAGATCTACTGGAATCCTGACGAGGCTCTAGCCTCCACAGAGGCCACCAGGTTGTCAGTTGGAGTCGACGACAGCAGTGACGATATCTACTGGAATCCTGACGAGGCTCTAGCCTCCACAGACGCCAGCAGGTTGTCAGTTGGAGTCGACGACAGAAGTGACGAGGTGTCCTGGTATTCTGACGAGGCTCCAGCCTCCGCAGGTGCCACCCGGTTGCCAGTTGGAGTCAACGACAGCAGTGACGAGGCCTCCTGGTATTCTGACGAGGCTCCAGCCTCCGCAAGTGCCACCCGGTTGTCAGTTGGAGTCGACGAGAGCAGTGACGAGGTCTCTTGGTATTCTGACGAGGCTCCAGCCTCCGCAAGTGCCACCCGGTTGTCAGTTGGAGTCGACGAGAGCACTGACGAGGTCTCCTGGTATTCTGACGAGGCTCCAGCCTCCGCAGGTGCCACCCGGTTGTCAGTTGGAGTCGAGGACAGCAGTGACGAGGTCTCCTGGTATTCTGACGAGGCTCCAGCCTCCGCAGATGCCACCCGGTTGTCAGTTGGAGTCGAGGACAGCAATGACGAGGTCTCCTGGTATTCTGACGAGGCTCCAGCCTCCGCAGGTGCCACCCGGTTGTCAGTTGGAGTCGATGGCAGCATGGATGAGGTCTCCTGGTATTCTGACGAGGCTCCAGCCTCCGCAGGTGCCACCCGGTTGTCAGTTGGAGTCGATGACAGCATGGACGAGGTCTCCTGGTATTCTGACGAGGCTCCAGCCTCCGCAGGTGCCACCCGGTTGTCAGTTGGAGTCGATGACAGCAGTGACGAGGTCTCCTGGTATTCTGACGAGGCTCCAGCCTCTGCAGGTGCCACCCGGTTGTCAGTTGGAGTCGAGGACAGCAATGACGAGGTCTCCTGGTATTCTGACGAGGCTCCAGCCTCCGCAGGTGCCACCCGGTTGTCAGTTGGAGTCGATGACAGCAGTGACGAGGTCTCCTGTTATTCTGCAGAGGCTGTAGACGTCGCTGTTCCAGCCAAAGCCTCCTCtggcagaaagagaaaactgctaagaagaattaaaaaattCTTCTCAAGCCTCAAAAGAAGGTTCTTCTCAAAAGTGAATTTTGACTGA
- the LOC138405458 gene encoding uncharacterized protein isoform X2, which translates to MMSSSSEFSAASDEVQVGDMLHSSSTSYMVLDFKGEGCFGKIVDSLNLRTEKKMAVKILKDTEFDEDIQQEVFILKVIGELDSGRNNIIKFYEQFQHMEKTCLVFERLDMDLYDMVMKRRCKHLALHEIRPVAKQLFVALDFLKDHGVLHTDIKPDNVMLVNMQDQPLKVKLIDFGCAMIVPQIELGMEIQPYGYRAPEISLGLPFSEAIDVWGVGCTLAFLYLGRNPFPVYCKYQMMKSMVAVLGQPKDHLLRAGKYSQLFFIEEEAEDASSWRLMTAEEFTVVNDMRPVETNNQQSPSSLNSLIHIRAKLEAAEMEDHMAFVSILEELLHLDGDERISPRQALQQPFISMSHLRKVVDSGDYLTTSETAMRVCHTEDRVHYPASDSSDSDTKLSGSRYDVSWLSVGVDDSSYEIYWNPDEALASTEATRLSVGVDDSSDDIYWNPDEALASTDASRLSVGVDDRSDEVSWYSDEAPASAGATRLPVGVNDSSDEASWYSDEAPASASATRLSVGVDESSDEVSWYSDEAPASASATRLSVGVDESTDEVSWYSDEAPASAGATRLSVGVEDSSDEVSWYSDEAPASADATRLSVGVEDSNDEVSWYSDEAPASAGATRLSVGVDGSMDEVSWYSDEAPASAGATRLSVGVDDSMDEVSWYSDEAPASAGATRLSVGVDDSSDEVSWYSDEAPASAGATRLSVGVEDSNDEVSWYSDEAPASAGATRLSVGVDDSSDEVSCYSAEAVDVAVPAKASSGRKRKLLRRIKKFFSSLKRRFFSKVNFD; encoded by the exons ATGATGTCAAGTTCAAGTGAgttctctgctgcctcag atgAAGTTCAGGTGGGTGATATGCTTCACAGCAGCTCTACTTCCTATATGGTCCTGGACTTTAAAGGGGAAGGCTGCTTCGGCAAAATCGTTGACTCCTTGAACCTTAGGACTGAAAAGAAGATGGCTGTGAAAATCTTGAAGGACACAGAGTTTGACGAGGACATTCAGCAAGAG gtaTTCATATTGAAAGTCATCGGTGAGTTGGACTCAGGTCGCAACAACATTATCAAGTTCTATGAACAATTCCAACACATGGAAAAGACCTGTTTGGTGTTTGAGAGGCTGGACATGGATCTCTATGACATGGTAATGAAGCGAAGGTGTAAACACCTTGCTCTTCATGAGATCCGCCCAGTGGCCAAGCAG ctctttgtggCCTTGGATTTCCTGAAGGATCATGGTGTCCTGCATACGGACATCAAACCTGACAACGTCATGCTTGTTAACATGCAGGACCAGCCGCTCAAGGTGAAGCTAATTGACTTTGGCTGCGCTATGATAGTGCCCCAAATTGAGCTAGGAATGGAGATCCAGCCATATGGGTATAG GGCTCCAGAAATCTCACTTGGCCTCCCATTCAGTGAGGCCATCGATGTGTGGGGGGTCGGGTGCACACTGGCATTCCTATACCTGGGTCGAAACCCATTCCCTGTGTACTGCAAATATCAGATG ATGAAGAGCATGGTTGCAGTGCTGGGCCAGCCGAAGGACCACCTGCTGCGTGCTGGCAAGTATAGCCAGCTGTTCTTCATtgaagaggaggctgaagaTGCTTCATCATGGAGACTGATG ACAGCAGAAGAATTTACTGTCGTAAATGACATGAGACCAGTGGAAACCAACAACCAACAGTCGCCAAGCTCCCTGAACAGCCTGATCCAT ATCCGTGCAAAATTGGAGGCAGCTGAAATGGAAGATCACATGGCCTTTGTGTCTATCTTAGAAGAGTTGCTGCATCTTGACGGGGATGAGAGGATCTCTCCTCGTCAAGCTCTGCAGCAGCCCTTCATTTCCATGAGCCACCTGAGAAAGGTTGTAGACAGCGGCGACTA TCTGACCACCTCCGAAACTGCAATGAGGGTCTGCCATACTGAGGATAGGGTGCACTATCCAGCCTCAGACAGCAGCGACTCTGACACCAAACTCTCTGGCTCCAGGTACGACGTCTCTTGGTTATCAGTTGGAGTCGACGACAGCAGTTATGAGATCTACTGGAATCCTGACGAGGCTCTAGCCTCCACAGAGGCCACCAGGTTGTCAGTTGGAGTCGACGACAGCAGTGACGATATCTACTGGAATCCTGACGAGGCTCTAGCCTCCACAGACGCCAGCAGGTTGTCAGTTGGAGTCGACGACAGAAGTGACGAGGTGTCCTGGTATTCTGACGAGGCTCCAGCCTCCGCAGGTGCCACCCGGTTGCCAGTTGGAGTCAACGACAGCAGTGACGAGGCCTCCTGGTATTCTGACGAGGCTCCAGCCTCCGCAAGTGCCACCCGGTTGTCAGTTGGAGTCGACGAGAGCAGTGACGAGGTCTCTTGGTATTCTGACGAGGCTCCAGCCTCCGCAAGTGCCACCCGGTTGTCAGTTGGAGTCGACGAGAGCACTGACGAGGTCTCCTGGTATTCTGACGAGGCTCCAGCCTCCGCAGGTGCCACCCGGTTGTCAGTTGGAGTCGAGGACAGCAGTGACGAGGTCTCCTGGTATTCTGACGAGGCTCCAGCCTCCGCAGATGCCACCCGGTTGTCAGTTGGAGTCGAGGACAGCAATGACGAGGTCTCCTGGTATTCTGACGAGGCTCCAGCCTCCGCAGGTGCCACCCGGTTGTCAGTTGGAGTCGATGGCAGCATGGATGAGGTCTCCTGGTATTCTGACGAGGCTCCAGCCTCCGCAGGTGCCACCCGGTTGTCAGTTGGAGTCGATGACAGCATGGACGAGGTCTCCTGGTATTCTGACGAGGCTCCAGCCTCCGCAGGTGCCACCCGGTTGTCAGTTGGAGTCGATGACAGCAGTGACGAGGTCTCCTGGTATTCTGACGAGGCTCCAGCCTCTGCAGGTGCCACCCGGTTGTCAGTTGGAGTCGAGGACAGCAATGACGAGGTCTCCTGGTATTCTGACGAGGCTCCAGCCTCCGCAGGTGCCACCCGGTTGTCAGTTGGAGTCGATGACAGCAGTGACGAGGTCTCCTGTTATTCTGCAGAGGCTGTAGACGTCGCTGTTCCAGCCAAAGCCTCCTCtggcagaaagagaaaactgctaagaagaattaaaaaattCTTCTCAAGCCTCAAAAGAAGGTTCTTCTCAAAAGTGAATTTTGACTGA